Genomic DNA from Deltaproteobacteria bacterium:
GATCGCCTTGACGGATCAGGACGCCGAGATTGAACCTGTCCCGACGGATACCGAAGGCCGAAGAAATGAGCCCGAGATCGACCGCCTCAGCAACATTATCAAGACCTTCAACGAACAATTCGGCACGCTTTTTACTGACGCGGACCGCGTGGTCAAGCGAATACGAGAAGACATCGCGCCCAAGGTGGCCGCCGATACGGCCTATCGGAATGCCAAAGAGAACACCCCTCATACCGCGCGCCTTGCCCACGATCAGGCCCTCGGAAAGGTGATGCAGCAATTGCTCAAGGATGACACTGACGTCTACAAACAATTTGTCGAAAATGAATCTTTTCGACGATTTGTGGGGGACATGGTGTATATCATCACAAGTCAGCAATCACTATAACCGGCAACGAAGTCATTTAAGAATTGTGCCCGTCCCGGCAGAAGTAATTTGGGGTGTCCTAAACGATCTGTTTGACTGAAAGAGAGGCATCATTCATGAAAACTATCAAAGACCTGCCGGCCCACAGTCGTCCACGCGAGAAGCTGCGGGAGCGGGGTGTATCGGCCTTGACGGACGAGGAATTAGTGGCGGCGATTATCGGCATGGGCACGGCCGGGCGGGACGTGCGGGCAATTGCCAGGCAGGTGGCCGGGCTCATCCGTGATCGGCAGAAAGATCTTTCGCTTTCAGATTTAATGGGTATGCCGGGAATGGGGCTGGCCAAGTCGGCGCAGATCCTTTCAGCCTTCGAACTGGCACGCCGCCATTTGCTCAAAGAGGCGGTCAAAATCAGCCGCTCTGAGGATGTCCTGCCCCTGGTGACTGACCTGGCCGTTAAAAGGCAGGAACATTTCCTTTGCATTTCCCTAAACGGCGCCAATGAAGTGATTGAAAAACGGATTATTACCATCGGCCTCCTGAACATGAGCCCTGTGCATCCTCGCGAGGTATTTGCCGATGTCCTGGTGGACCGTGCGGCCTCCGTCATTTTTGTTCACAATCACCCGTCCGGCGATCTACAACCCAGCGAAACGGATTTGCGGATGCACGAACAGTTAACCGAGGCCGGGAAGATTCTTGGCCTTCGCGTTCTGGATCATATCATAGTAGCGAAGAAAGGGCACTTCAGCTTTCAGGATGCGGGACTGATGAAGGGTTGATAGGACATAAAGGTCGGTGGAAAAGAGCCTATCTTTATTAAACAGTGGAATGTTTTCAATAATTATCCACGAAAAAAAAATGTATTCCGGGTACACCATATTAATTTCTTGAAACTGGGGGTTTATCTGCCCTTACCCTGATATAGAGAACAGAAATGGGGTAAGTCTGAAACAAGGGAACGGAGGAGGATTTTGATTTGCTACACATCTTTGTAGATGCGGATGCGTGCCCTGTCAAACCGGAGGTGTACCGCGTTGCAAGTCGATTTCGACTGGAAGTCACATTGGTAGCAAATTCCTGGGTGCGGGTCCCGGATGAACGATGGATCGCACTCGAAGTAGTAAAAGACGGGTTCGACGCAGCCGATGACTGGATTGTCGAACACGTGCAACCTGATGACATCGTGATCACTGCTGACATTCCGCTGGCCGGCCGCTGTATAAAAAAAGGCGCAAGGGTCATCAGTCCAACCGGCAAGCCCTTCACGGAAGACAATATCGGCATGGCAGTGGCGACCAGGGACCTGATGTCTGATCTGCGCAACGCAGGAGAAATAACGGGCGGGCCTCCGCCTCTAACAAAACGCGACCGGGCACGTTTTCTTGAACAGATCAACAACGTGATTCAATCCATCCGTCGGAGCAATCCGCTGGGGGAGGGGGCGTAGTTTCTGAATTGACTTATTTCGGGTTGCTTTGCCGGGAGGTTTCCAGAGTGGGGCCGGTTCATCTGGTCAAATACGGATTCGGCTTTCTGATTATCCGAATAATAAAAAAATAAATTGACAATTTCTCATCTTATTTGTATGCCAAAAGGAAACGATATTTAGGCGGGATAAACCATGTTCCTCTCAAAGATCCGGATAATCTGGGGATCCTTTTAGGTGGGAAGAGAGCACCCTAACGGATTCAGGAATATAACCCTTGCCATTTTTGCCGGCCTGTTTTTCTTTATAGGGCCCCTCCTTCTTCCTTCCCTTGGATCTTTGGCCGGGGCGGCCATTCCAACGCTTTACCTGGAAAAACAAGAAGAACTGGTGCAGCGCTTAACGGCTCGCGGATTCTCGGGCGAAGACCTGGCCCGGATTTTCTCCGACGACCGGGTGATGGTCTACCCGGAGATTATAGGGCGAAGCGGAAAGGGAATCGATTATTTGGGACGCCGCTTTGGATTGCTTTCTAAAAAATCCGTCCGGGAAGGAAAGAAAACCCTTCAAGATCATCGATCGCTTCTTCGCCGTATTGAATCCTCCTATGGGGTGGAAAAAGAAATCCTGGTGGCCATCCTCCGCCTCGAAACCAACTTCGGCCGGACCAAGGGGACCGTTCCTATCTTCAACAGTCTGCTGACCCTGGCCGTAATTGAAAACCGGCGGTCGGTCTGGGCCGAAGAAGAACTGGCCGCCTTGCTGCAGATGTGCCGAGACCGCCAAAGGGATCCCCTGGAGATCCGGGGTTCCTGGGCCGGGGCCTTCGGTCTTCCCCAGTTTGTCCCTTCCTCTTATATTAAATACGGGGTGGACGGGGATGGGGACGGGAAGGTCGATCTTAACAACCGGAGCGATGCCCTGGCCAGCATCGCCAATTACTTAAAGGCCTTCGGCTGGTCCGGAAAGGATCCTGCCCACAAAAAACAGTCCCTTTATGCCTATAATCATTGCGACAATTATGTCCGGTCGATTCTGACCTATGCCCGCGCCATCAAACCTGGATCAAAACCGCATAAGGCAAAAAATAATCGACCCTCCCATAAAAGATCAAAACAGGCCTGACGGCTCTTTGGGGGACGATTGCGGGAGTAGGGGACATCAAAAACTTGTTGGGATAATCAACGACCTCAATGATGCAATGCGGCAGGGCAAGGGGAAAGATATTTTAGGCAAGATCGTGAATGGTCTGGTCAGCTATGCAGGAACACATTTTGCGACAGAAGAGAAGTATTTTGATAAATTCAGGTATCCGGAAGCAGATACTCATAAGCAGGAACATTCGGATTTTGTAAAAAAGGTTTCCGAGTTCAAAGATGGTTTCGGAAAAGGGAAAATCGGATTATCCATTACAGTAATGAATTTTTTAAGCGATTGGCTTCAAAACCACATCAAAAGTGTTGATAAGAAATACGGGCCCTTCTTCAATGAAAAGGGATTGAAATAAGCTGTGGGTACACTTTCAATTTGTGGGTGCCACCCCGTAAACAGCCTTTACTTCGGACCTTAAAGAATCCACATAAGATCGGGCTTCTTCCGGCGGCAGGGCCTCCAGGAGACCGTCATCCCTCTGGACGACTACCCCATTCTCCAAAAGCAGCTTGTGACGCCGGCGTCTTATTTCCTTGTTGGGGTGACAAATCAGTTGGCAGTTCCCGCAGGTCAGCAACAGCTTTTTCCGCATCCTGACATGATACTGGCCCCCTTCGATTTCCGGCCACAGGTTGAAGGCTTGAAACCCGGGACGGAGAGCCGACAGGATGTCTTCATCCGTTTCGGGGATCCTCCAACGTCCAGGGGACCAGGAAGACCATTTGCCCGACTTATGGAGCCCACTGAATCCTCCGCAGACAAACTGGCACCTGAGCTGGCTGCGGCGTTTGGAGTAGGTGTATTCCCGCCCACCGAGGGTCACCGAATCCTTTTCCTTTTGGTCCATAAAATCGGACCCGCAGGAGGCCATACAGAGTCGGCACTCATCGCAATAATTATCCTCATCCGGGAGCGGTTCGGTTGGTGCCAAGTTTCCGACCGTTATTACCGCCCCCAGGATTACAGCCGCTCCGGCTTGACGGGTGATCACGTTGCCCGATAACCCGAAATGGGCAATACCGGCACGAACCGCCAAATAGCGGAGGGAGATGTCCGGCAGCATCACTCCCGCCTTTAACCCTTCCGGTCGATATACATTGTTGGGAGAGACCGGCTTGGCCTCACAACCCCTCTGACGCAGAAAATCAGCCAATCCGAGGGCAATGCCGCCGGCCAGGTAA
This window encodes:
- the radC gene encoding DNA repair protein RadC; this encodes MKTIKDLPAHSRPREKLRERGVSALTDEELVAAIIGMGTAGRDVRAIARQVAGLIRDRQKDLSLSDLMGMPGMGLAKSAQILSAFELARRHLLKEAVKISRSEDVLPLVTDLAVKRQEHFLCISLNGANEVIEKRIITIGLLNMSPVHPREVFADVLVDRAASVIFVHNHPSGDLQPSETDLRMHEQLTEAGKILGLRVLDHIIVAKKGHFSFQDAGLMKG
- a CDS encoding YaiI/YqxD family protein, producing MLHIFVDADACPVKPEVYRVASRFRLEVTLVANSWVRVPDERWIALEVVKDGFDAADDWIVEHVQPDDIVITADIPLAGRCIKKGARVISPTGKPFTEDNIGMAVATRDLMSDLRNAGEITGGPPPLTKRDRARFLEQINNVIQSIRRSNPLGEGA
- a CDS encoding lytic murein transglycosylase → MGREHPNGFRNITLAIFAGLFFFIGPLLLPSLGSLAGAAIPTLYLEKQEELVQRLTARGFSGEDLARIFSDDRVMVYPEIIGRSGKGIDYLGRRFGLLSKKSVREGKKTLQDHRSLLRRIESSYGVEKEILVAILRLETNFGRTKGTVPIFNSLLTLAVIENRRSVWAEEELAALLQMCRDRQRDPLEIRGSWAGAFGLPQFVPSSYIKYGVDGDGDGKVDLNNRSDALASIANYLKAFGWSGKDPAHKKQSLYAYNHCDNYVRSILTYARAIKPGSKPHKAKNNRPSHKRSKQA
- a CDS encoding hemerythrin family protein; its protein translation is MPAPSNLDQNRIRQKIIDPPIKDQNRPDGSLGDDCGSRGHQKLVGIINDLNDAMRQGKGKDILGKIVNGLVSYAGTHFATEEKYFDKFRYPEADTHKQEHSDFVKKVSEFKDGFGKGKIGLSITVMNFLSDWLQNHIKSVDKKYGPFFNEKGLK
- a CDS encoding epoxyqueuosine reductase, yielding MKERNRLMDKLRTIALDYVSSAGGCAVGIATTETLAGGPPSTDLSFVLPGAESAVVFAVPLDQTLIEPFLGKKDRLSHERDNFQVNYLAGGIALGLADFLRQRGCEAKPVSPNNVYRPEGLKAGVMLPDISLRYLAVRAGIAHFGLSGNVITRQAGAAVILGAVITVGNLAPTEPLPDEDNYCDECRLCMASCGSDFMDQKEKDSVTLGGREYTYSKRRSQLRCQFVCGGFSGLHKSGKWSSWSPGRWRIPETDEDILSALRPGFQAFNLWPEIEGGQYHVRMRKKLLLTCGNCQLICHPNKEIRRRRHKLLLENGVVVQRDDGLLEALPPEEARSYVDSLRSEVKAVYGVAPTN